Part of the Candidatus Margulisiibacteriota bacterium genome, AAGCTATTCTAGATTATTCTATTTAATTAGTGTTTTATGCTAATTAATTATGGTCGGGGTAGCCAGATTTGAACTGACGACCACACGCCCCCCAGACGTGTGCGCTACCGGGCTGCGCTATACCCCGGAACACTGATAAGTAAGCAGTATTTGAGTTTCAGAGGGATTATTAATAAGTACAAATTCCTTTAATTCATCAAATGGTTCACTAAATGTTAAATTATTATAACAATAGTAACCTTTTAAAACCAGTGGAACCATTAAAAGATTATTGATATTTTTGTTTAAGTAAATCCAATATAATAGATAAATGAATAATGATAATTATCCGCATTCAGAAGTTACAGACCAAATCATAAAAGCAAGCTATTATGTTGCTACCGGTTATAAGTTTAAAAAGTTAGAAATAGAATCATCTATACTTCATGATAAGTTTAAAGAAGATATTTGTATTCTTTTAAATGAGAGAAGTGTTCATTGTGTTGCTGAAGAATTTTTTCCTAAACCCTTACGAGAGGCAGTTTTTAAGGGTAAAAAGATAAGACATTTTGCTGATTTAATGGTTCAATCCAAGGTATTGGTTGAGATAAAAGTTGGCAGTGAAAATTATTTATTTGAAGATAGGGCATTCCAATCCTTTCAGGGTCAATGTCTAGAAACCTTAGAATATTCTGGTTTAGACATAATTCTACTATTAAGAATGGAGAACAATGGCGAATTTAAGGTTAATCTGAAGAAGTTTAAATTATAAATGGATTAATTTTTTTACGAATGAATATAGTAAAAGAATAGCTTATTTTTTGTATTGTATTATTATCAGTGTTCTGCGCTATACCCCGGAACACTGATAAGTAATCCTTACTTGAGTTTCAGAGGGATTATTAATAAATATAATTTCCTCTAATTCATCAAATGGTTCACTAAATGTTAAATTATTATAACAAATGGGGTGTTATTGAACCAGTTGAAGAATTATTCTTTTGTTAGACTAATGATTTGTTCTTCAAAGTCTGGATATTTTTCTAACAGAGATGCTCGTTTCCCATGTTCGTAATCCTGAAACTCAAAAGATGGAGCAACCGTTGTTCCAAGTAGGGCAAATTCCCCGCCTTTTTTAAGCTTCATTCCTTGCCAAGTATGTTTATCTACAACAACTTGAACTTGTTGTTCATTTAAAACATCTTGTCCAAGCGTTATCAGTTTTCCCTTTCCGTCTGGGTATAGCTGAATCATTTCACAGGGGTCTCCCAGATAAAAGTGGAATATTTCAGCTGATTGTAATCTGTGAATATGGGAGAAGGTTGTTGGTGTTAGTAGATAATAAATGCAAGTAGAATATGCTCTTTCGCTCATGTATCTGATGGGGAGTGCTTCTTTATCAATTATTTCAGTTGATCTGTATGTTTCTTTATAGAATCCACCTTCATCAGGATGTGGGATGAGTTTTAGTTCAGTAATTACTTGTTCGGCTGTTAGCATTTTTTTCTCCTTAGTTATTTATATAAAAGGCTTCTTTTGTATTATGTAATTTTTGCATGCCTTTGTTGAATGCCAGTGAGTATTGCTTCACAAATTTTTGCTTTAATTTCATTTTTTTCTGCCATGTAATAAAAATTATTTTTTTGAATGGCTCTTATGTCCCAGGTGTTTCCAATTTTTATTGCCATTTTTTTGTCTATATCCTTATAAACATCTGTTGAAACTAAGTCATAAAAAGGAGCCAAAGAAAAACTGAGCTCATTATGTAATATTGAAAAGTTTTTTGCAGGAGCATCACAGTTCCCAATTATTCCCTTATGGGAATAGGATACCATGAAATAAAGAAAAAATAAGAAATTATTCCCGAACGTTAATTTTTATTAAAAAATACA contains:
- a CDS encoding cupin domain-containing protein, translating into MLTAEQVITELKLIPHPDEGGFYKETYRSTEIIDKEALPIRYMSERAYSTCIYYLLTPTTFSHIHRLQSAEIFHFYLGDPCEMIQLYPDGKGKLITLGQDVLNEQQVQVVVDKHTWQGMKLKKGGEFALLGTTVAPSFEFQDYEHGKRASLLEKYPDFEEQIISLTKE
- a CDS encoding HipA domain-containing protein, which codes for MVSYSHKGIIGNCDAPAKNFSILHNELSFSLAPFYDLVSTDVYKDIDKKMAIKIGNTWDIRAIQKNNFYYMAEKNEIKAKICEAILTGIQQRHAKIT